A genome region from Ralstonia solanacearum K60 includes the following:
- a CDS encoding flavin-containing monooxygenase produces the protein MTAAPHARGHAPQAAGLAALEARLRQDLAWLELPAKSWTLPHALDGQPVLDVAVIGAGMAGLAAATALKHLGIGAVVFDRSPEGYEGPWATTARMETLRSPKQLTGPALGLPALTFRAWFEAQFGTDAWETLDKIPRLQWMDYLRWYRRVVQLEVRNEHHVRAVRPRADGAVELTIDAPDAPEQRVLARRVVLATGRDGLGGPAVPEFAHRLPRRWWAHSSDAMDYGALAGKRVGVIGAGASAMDSAATALEAGAASVDLLIRRPDLPRVNKGKGAGCPGLVHGHQHLPDAWKWRIRHYINVEQVPPPRGSTLRVSRHPNARFNLGCPVLGMDEHDGALHVATPKGVFRLDFLIFSTGFRLDWAARPEFSALAPHVRLWRDRFTPRLGEEDAELSESPDLGPAFEFREKTPGLLPGLSRVHCFCYPASLTHGSVSGDIPAISEGARRLAQGIAGLLYQEDIEDHYATIEAYAEPEVFGDEWMPAPPPSEPAESAASAEPPAREAAR, from the coding sequence ATGACCGCTGCGCCCCACGCACGCGGCCACGCACCGCAGGCCGCCGGCCTGGCAGCGCTGGAAGCCCGCCTGCGCCAGGACCTCGCCTGGCTCGAACTGCCCGCCAAATCCTGGACACTGCCGCATGCGCTGGACGGCCAGCCCGTGCTCGACGTCGCCGTCATCGGCGCAGGCATGGCGGGCTTGGCAGCAGCGACGGCACTCAAGCATCTCGGCATCGGCGCGGTGGTGTTCGACCGCTCGCCCGAAGGCTACGAAGGCCCGTGGGCAACCACCGCCCGCATGGAAACGCTGCGCTCGCCCAAGCAACTGACCGGCCCCGCGCTCGGCCTGCCCGCGCTGACGTTCCGTGCCTGGTTCGAGGCGCAGTTCGGCACCGATGCCTGGGAGACGCTCGACAAGATCCCGCGCCTGCAATGGATGGACTACCTGCGCTGGTATCGCCGCGTAGTGCAGCTGGAGGTCCGCAACGAACATCACGTCAGGGCCGTGCGGCCACGCGCGGACGGTGCGGTCGAGCTGACGATCGATGCGCCGGACGCACCGGAGCAGCGCGTGCTGGCGCGCCGCGTGGTGCTGGCCACCGGGCGTGACGGCCTGGGCGGCCCGGCCGTGCCGGAGTTTGCGCACCGCCTGCCGCGCCGCTGGTGGGCGCATTCGTCCGATGCGATGGATTACGGCGCGCTGGCAGGCAAACGTGTGGGTGTGATCGGCGCAGGCGCGTCGGCCATGGATTCGGCCGCCACCGCACTGGAAGCCGGCGCCGCGAGCGTCGATCTGCTGATCCGCCGCCCCGACCTGCCCCGCGTCAACAAGGGCAAGGGCGCGGGCTGCCCAGGGCTGGTCCATGGCCACCAGCATCTGCCGGATGCCTGGAAATGGCGCATCCGCCATTACATCAATGTCGAGCAGGTGCCGCCGCCGCGCGGCAGCACGCTGCGCGTATCGCGGCACCCGAACGCGCGCTTCAACCTCGGCTGCCCCGTGCTGGGCATGGACGAACACGACGGCGCCCTGCACGTGGCGACGCCCAAGGGCGTGTTCCGCCTCGACTTCCTGATCTTTTCGACGGGCTTTCGCCTCGATTGGGCCGCGCGCCCCGAATTCAGCGCGCTCGCGCCGCATGTGCGCCTCTGGCGCGACCGCTTCACGCCCCGCCTCGGCGAGGAAGACGCGGAACTGAGCGAATCGCCCGACCTCGGCCCCGCCTTCGAATTCCGCGAGAAGACGCCCGGCCTGCTGCCGGGGCTGTCGCGCGTGCATTGCTTCTGCTACCCGGCGTCGCTCACGCACGGCAGCGTCTCGGGCGACATCCCGGCCATCAGCGAAGGCGCGCGCCGGTTGGCGCAGGGCATCGCCGGGCTGCTGTACCAGGAAGACATCGAAGACCATTACGCCACGATCGAAGCGTATGCCGAACCGGAGGTCTTCGGCGACGAATGGATGCCCGCGCCGCCACCGTCCGAGCCGGCAGAGTCGGCCGCATCGGCTGAACCGCCCGCCCGGGAGGCTGCGCGATGA
- the purU gene encoding formyltetrahydrofolate deformylase — protein MSHSGFILTLSCPDQPGIVHAVSGLLFEQGCNILDSDQFGDEFTGRFFMRVHFVPQGQPLDLQALRERFAPIGERFSMQWGMFDAAVKPRVMILVSKIGHCLNDLLFRARAGQLPIEIATIVSNHRDFYQLAASYDVPFMHLPLLKGTDAQKAQQEARIGEIIEEQRIDLVVLARYMQILSDDLCRKLEGRAINIHHSFLPSFKGAKPYYQAHERGVKLIGATAHYVTAELDEGPIIEQEIERVDHSMDPEQLTAVGRDVECVALARAVKWHAEHRILLNGHKTVVFK, from the coding sequence ATGAGTCACTCCGGTTTCATTCTCACCCTGTCCTGTCCGGACCAGCCCGGCATCGTCCACGCCGTGTCCGGCCTGCTGTTCGAACAGGGCTGCAATATTCTCGACTCCGACCAGTTCGGCGACGAGTTCACGGGCCGCTTCTTCATGCGCGTGCATTTCGTGCCGCAGGGCCAGCCGCTTGATCTGCAGGCGCTGCGCGAGCGCTTTGCCCCCATCGGCGAGCGTTTCTCGATGCAGTGGGGCATGTTCGATGCCGCCGTCAAGCCGCGCGTGATGATCCTGGTCTCGAAGATCGGCCACTGCCTGAACGACCTGCTGTTCCGCGCGCGCGCCGGCCAGTTGCCGATCGAGATCGCGACCATCGTCTCCAACCACCGCGACTTCTACCAACTGGCCGCCTCCTACGACGTGCCGTTCATGCACCTGCCGCTGCTCAAGGGCACGGATGCGCAGAAGGCCCAGCAGGAAGCACGCATCGGGGAAATCATCGAGGAGCAGCGGATCGATCTGGTCGTGCTCGCGCGCTACATGCAGATCCTGTCGGACGACCTGTGCCGCAAGCTCGAAGGCCGCGCCATCAATATCCACCATTCGTTCCTGCCCAGCTTCAAGGGCGCCAAGCCTTACTACCAGGCGCATGAGCGGGGCGTGAAGCTGATCGGCGCGACGGCGCACTACGTCACGGCCGAGCTGGACGAGGGCCCCATCATCGAGCAGGAGATCGAGCGGGTGGACCACAGCATGGACCCCGAGCAGCTCACCGCCGTGGGCCGCGACGTGGAGTGCGTGGCGCTGGCCCGCGCCGTGAAGTGGCACGCCGAACACCGCATCCTCCTGAACGGCCACAAGACCGTCGTCTTCAAGTAA
- a CDS encoding ABC transporter substrate-binding protein, translating to MTGHPSVLRNRIACALSMSLALISGQVLAEPGITDNKILIGQTAGFTGPAGEQVKEMTQGARLYLDAVNRSGGVYGRKIELVSEDDGFDADASKRHAHALLVDKQVFALFLSRGTPNTEAIVTEAHAVGAPVVAPSTGASIFFDRPDPLVFVVRAKYQTEIAELVHHFETLGLKRLALVNVNDSFGKDTEAGFNAATQQLPRSTHQIFTVDRLRPNLDKATADIVKFAPSAVILACAGTTAQALAEALTKQGTISQLATLSNNSSTAFARSLGNLARGVMVTQVMPSPVRATSPIGRELAASAKSAGMVPSYGMMEGYASAKLLVEGLKRAGKTPTRAGFVAGLEAAGTIDLGGLDIRNGRNNHKGSSFVEITVIGPHGTFIK from the coding sequence ATGACGGGGCATCCATCCGTTCTGCGCAACCGTATCGCATGCGCACTGTCCATGAGCCTGGCACTGATCTCAGGCCAAGTCCTGGCAGAACCGGGTATCACCGATAACAAGATCCTGATCGGCCAGACCGCCGGCTTTACCGGCCCGGCCGGCGAACAGGTCAAAGAGATGACGCAAGGCGCCCGGCTGTATCTCGACGCCGTGAACCGCAGCGGCGGCGTCTACGGCCGCAAGATCGAACTGGTGTCGGAAGACGACGGCTTCGATGCCGACGCCTCGAAGCGGCATGCGCATGCGCTGCTCGTCGACAAGCAGGTCTTCGCGCTGTTCCTGTCGCGCGGCACGCCCAATACCGAGGCCATCGTGACCGAGGCGCACGCGGTCGGCGCGCCCGTGGTGGCGCCGTCGACGGGGGCATCGATCTTCTTCGATCGGCCCGATCCGCTGGTGTTCGTGGTCCGCGCCAAGTACCAGACCGAGATCGCCGAGCTGGTCCACCACTTCGAAACGCTGGGCCTGAAACGTCTGGCGCTGGTGAACGTCAATGACTCGTTCGGCAAGGACACCGAGGCCGGCTTCAACGCCGCCACCCAGCAACTGCCGCGCAGCACGCATCAGATCTTCACCGTCGACCGGCTGAGGCCGAATCTCGATAAGGCAACCGCCGACATCGTAAAATTCGCGCCCAGTGCTGTGATCCTGGCCTGCGCCGGCACCACCGCGCAGGCGCTGGCCGAAGCGCTCACCAAGCAAGGCACCATCTCGCAGTTGGCAACGCTGTCGAACAACTCGAGCACGGCATTCGCGCGATCGCTGGGGAACCTGGCGCGCGGCGTGATGGTGACGCAGGTCATGCCGTCGCCGGTCCGCGCGACCTCGCCGATCGGCCGCGAACTGGCTGCCAGCGCCAAAAGCGCCGGCATGGTGCCGTCCTACGGCATGATGGAAGGCTACGCCTCCGCCAAGCTGCTGGTCGAAGGGCTGAAGCGCGCCGGCAAGACCCCGACCCGCGCCGGCTTCGTGGCCGGGCTGGAGGCCGCCGGCACGATCGACCTGGGTGGGCTTGACATCCGCAACGGCCGCAACAACCACAAGGGTTCGAGCTTTGTGGAGATCACGGTGATCGGTCCGCACGGCACGTTCATCAAATAA
- the lpxO gene encoding lipid A hydroxylase LpxO: protein MIKWIIVALYLGSILYVHFRGKVRLRFWRQILDHSAVVAPVNCFMYAFSGVPQTPYVPVDRFPDLQKLQAAWPQIRDEALALIDLRKIKAADKNDDAGFNSFFKNGWKRFYLKWYEASHPSAEQLCPKTVALLRELPSVKAAMFAELPPGGKLNPHRDPFAGSLRYHLGLATPNDDRCFIEVDGQRHSWRDGEGVVFDETYLHWAQNASEKDRLILFCDIERPMKYGWAQRINKWLGRKVMTAASSPNDEGDQTGGINKLFRYVWLMGQYRRRFKAWNRQVYYMVKFGLIVGVAALIIWI from the coding sequence TTGATCAAATGGATTATCGTGGCCCTGTACCTGGGCTCCATCCTGTACGTGCACTTCCGTGGCAAGGTGCGCCTGAGGTTCTGGCGCCAGATACTGGACCACTCCGCCGTGGTGGCCCCGGTCAACTGCTTCATGTATGCCTTCTCGGGCGTGCCGCAGACGCCGTACGTGCCGGTCGACCGCTTTCCCGATCTGCAGAAGCTGCAGGCCGCCTGGCCGCAGATCCGCGACGAGGCCCTTGCCCTGATCGACCTGCGCAAGATCAAGGCTGCCGACAAGAACGACGACGCCGGCTTCAACTCCTTCTTCAAGAATGGCTGGAAGCGCTTCTACCTGAAGTGGTACGAAGCCAGCCACCCGTCGGCCGAACAGTTGTGTCCGAAGACGGTGGCCCTGCTGCGCGAACTGCCGAGCGTGAAAGCCGCCATGTTCGCTGAACTTCCGCCCGGCGGTAAGCTCAACCCGCACCGTGATCCGTTCGCGGGTTCGCTGCGCTACCATCTGGGCCTGGCCACGCCCAACGACGACCGCTGCTTCATCGAGGTCGACGGTCAGCGCCACAGCTGGCGCGATGGCGAAGGCGTGGTGTTCGACGAGACCTACCTGCACTGGGCGCAGAACGCCAGCGAGAAGGACCGCTTGATCCTCTTCTGCGATATCGAGCGTCCGATGAAGTACGGCTGGGCGCAACGCATCAACAAGTGGCTCGGCCGCAAGGTGATGACGGCCGCCAGTTCGCCCAACGATGAGGGCGACCAGACCGGCGGCATCAACAAGCTGTTCCGCTATGTCTGGCTGATGGGCCAATACCGCCGCCGCTTCAAGGCGTGGAACCGCCAAGTCTACTACATGGTGAAGTTCGGACTGATCGTCGGCGTGGCGGCGCTGATCATCTGGATCTGA
- a CDS encoding NUDIX hydrolase, with protein sequence MGLAARNHFDAGVLRPWIVAGQAVGWLDRERAALLTRWPQWFEVGAGQIDLRDTLDTAAARTAALAEVIARLADDGHIRGWRDERFTVDTGWGTPPLALIERAAARFFGIRTYAAHMNGIIDAPEATLWLARRAESKPIDPGMWDNLVAGGIGHGFDARSALQKECWEEAGIDAGLAAGLVERGTRDVLRAAPEGIQNETLFVFDLTLPAGFLPVNQDGEVAGHLRASADTALDIMADCAMTVDATLVTLDALQRLVPQRFAPDNNR encoded by the coding sequence ATGGGGCTGGCGGCCCGCAACCACTTCGATGCGGGCGTATTGCGGCCCTGGATCGTCGCCGGGCAAGCGGTGGGCTGGCTCGATCGCGAGCGTGCTGCGCTGCTGACGCGCTGGCCGCAGTGGTTCGAGGTCGGCGCCGGACAGATCGACTTGCGCGATACGCTGGATACGGCCGCCGCCCGTACCGCTGCGCTGGCCGAAGTGATTGCGCGCCTGGCGGACGACGGGCACATCCGTGGCTGGCGCGACGAGCGCTTCACCGTCGATACCGGCTGGGGCACACCGCCGCTGGCCCTGATCGAGCGCGCCGCCGCGCGCTTCTTCGGCATCCGCACCTATGCCGCGCACATGAACGGCATCATCGATGCCCCCGAGGCCACGCTGTGGTTGGCCCGGCGGGCCGAGTCCAAGCCGATCGACCCCGGGATGTGGGACAACCTCGTTGCCGGCGGCATCGGCCATGGCTTCGATGCGCGCAGCGCGTTGCAGAAAGAGTGCTGGGAAGAGGCCGGCATCGACGCCGGCCTGGCTGCGGGACTGGTGGAGCGCGGCACGCGCGATGTGCTGCGCGCCGCGCCGGAGGGCATCCAGAACGAGACCCTGTTCGTCTTCGACCTGACGCTGCCGGCGGGCTTCCTGCCGGTCAACCAGGACGGCGAGGTCGCCGGCCACCTGCGCGCGAGCGCCGACACGGCCCTTGATATCATGGCGGACTGCGCGATGACGGTGGATGCCACGCTCGTCACCCTCGACGCCCTGCAGCGCCTTGTGCCGCAACGCTTCGCGCCCGACAACAATCGATAA
- a CDS encoding LysR family transcriptional regulator has product MELRQLEAFAAVMSTGSVTAAGKLLGRSQPAISRLIQDLEAEIGYALFTRAGPRVSPTEQGFLLYEDVEHTLISLRRIHARAEEIARGEARPLRLAATSALAAGLLPAALADDAELGRHVQIRSASPEQVVHAVLTGAADLGISSLPLEHRGVTVHWIGEAACVAAAPTGDPLAAGERVALADCAGRRIITMQNPYRLRRRLDHALTQAGVTPAELIETNASLNALSAVRAGLGVALLEPVTAYGVPIAGVAVRPIDAHIPFFFGVITPEARRSSPAVSALIDALSRAAQRLLPDCKLHDPARHASMLQVLYGEAINETESASA; this is encoded by the coding sequence ATGGAACTCCGACAACTCGAAGCCTTCGCCGCCGTCATGTCGACAGGCAGCGTCACAGCGGCGGGCAAGCTGCTGGGACGCTCGCAACCGGCCATCAGCCGGCTCATCCAGGACCTGGAAGCGGAGATCGGCTATGCGCTGTTCACCCGCGCCGGGCCGCGCGTATCGCCCACCGAGCAGGGCTTCCTGCTCTACGAAGACGTCGAACACACCCTGATCAGCCTGCGCCGGATCCACGCGCGCGCCGAAGAAATCGCGCGCGGCGAGGCGCGGCCGCTGCGTCTGGCGGCCACCTCGGCGCTGGCGGCCGGGCTGCTGCCGGCGGCCCTGGCCGATGACGCCGAACTCGGCCGGCACGTCCAGATCCGCAGCGCATCGCCCGAGCAGGTGGTGCATGCGGTGCTGACCGGCGCGGCCGACCTGGGCATCAGCAGCCTGCCGCTGGAGCACCGCGGCGTGACGGTGCACTGGATCGGCGAAGCCGCCTGCGTGGCCGCCGCGCCGACAGGCGATCCGCTGGCCGCGGGCGAGCGCGTGGCGTTGGCCGACTGCGCCGGACGCCGCATCATCACCATGCAGAACCCCTACCGGCTGCGGCGCCGCCTGGACCACGCCCTGACGCAGGCCGGCGTCACGCCCGCCGAGCTGATCGAGACCAATGCCTCGCTCAATGCCCTGAGCGCTGTGCGCGCCGGCCTGGGCGTGGCGCTGCTGGAGCCCGTGACGGCCTACGGCGTACCCATCGCGGGCGTGGCGGTGCGCCCGATCGATGCGCACATCCCCTTCTTCTTCGGCGTGATCACGCCCGAGGCGCGCCGGTCGTCGCCGGCGGTGAGCGCGCTGATCGATGCGCTGTCCCGGGCCGCGCAACGCCTGCTGCCCGACTGCAAGCTGCATGACCCGGCCCGCCACGCCAGCATGCTGCAGGTGCTGTACGGCGAAGCGATCAACGAAACCGAGAGCGCGTCCGCATGA
- a CDS encoding BPSL1445 family SYLF domain-containing lipoprotein, giving the protein MNKKLLSRRTAAALAAVALLGTQIAACTTTSPNAQGSDVMTSTNKHATTNSQADSALSRLYTTADGSRELVSRAKGVLVFPSVLNAGLIVGGQYGEGVLRSGGRPLGYYNIASASIGFQAGAQSRALVILFMTDDALNKFRASEGWTAGVDATVALAKIGANGAVDTNTARQPVIGFVLTNAGLMAGASIEGTKITKLNE; this is encoded by the coding sequence ATGAACAAGAAGCTTCTCAGCCGTCGTACCGCTGCAGCGCTCGCCGCCGTCGCGCTGCTGGGCACACAGATCGCAGCCTGCACGACCACCAGCCCGAACGCGCAGGGCTCGGACGTGATGACGTCCACCAACAAGCACGCCACCACCAACTCGCAGGCCGACTCCGCGCTGTCGCGCCTGTACACCACCGCCGACGGTTCGCGCGAGCTGGTGTCGCGCGCCAAGGGCGTGCTGGTGTTCCCATCGGTGCTCAATGCCGGCCTCATCGTCGGCGGCCAGTACGGCGAGGGCGTGCTGCGCAGCGGCGGCCGTCCGCTGGGCTACTACAACATCGCCTCCGCTTCGATCGGCTTCCAGGCCGGCGCCCAGTCGCGGGCACTCGTCATCCTGTTCATGACAGACGACGCGCTGAACAAATTCCGCGCCAGCGAGGGCTGGACCGCCGGCGTCGACGCCACCGTGGCGCTCGCCAAGATCGGCGCCAACGGCGCGGTGGATACCAACACGGCCAGGCAGCCGGTGATCGGCTTCGTGCTGACCAATGCGGGCCTGATGGCAGGCGCTTCGATCGAAGGCACGAAGATCACGAAGCTGAACGAGTGA
- a CDS encoding ABC transporter permease: protein MTGWLLRRAGQALLVVLVMTVIVFVGLHAIGNPVDILIGQDVDQVDRARIIAELGLDKPLWQQYLAFLNGALHGNLGKSFVYNEPAIQLILQRLPATLELAFAALIIAVAIGVPLGLFAGLYPRHPVSRLLMTGSVVGFSLPTFWVGLMLIMAFSVSLGWLPASGRGETAGFLGVQWSWLTADGLRHLLLPALNLSLFKLSLVLRLTSAGVREVLPQDFVKFARAKGLSPMRVVLAHVLRNTLIPLVTVLGLELGSTIAFAVVTESIFAWPGAGKLILDSINALDRPVIVSYLIVVVCLFVSLNLIVDILYRLLDPRVRTADHAEAAA from the coding sequence ATGACGGGCTGGCTGCTGCGCCGCGCCGGCCAGGCGCTGCTGGTGGTGCTGGTGATGACGGTGATCGTCTTCGTCGGCCTGCACGCCATCGGCAACCCGGTCGACATCCTGATCGGCCAGGACGTGGACCAGGTCGACCGCGCCCGCATCATCGCCGAACTGGGCCTGGACAAGCCGCTGTGGCAGCAGTACCTCGCCTTCCTCAACGGCGCGCTGCACGGCAACCTGGGCAAGAGCTTCGTCTACAACGAACCGGCCATCCAGCTGATTCTGCAGCGCCTGCCGGCCACCCTGGAGCTGGCCTTTGCGGCGCTCATCATCGCCGTGGCGATCGGCGTGCCGCTGGGGCTGTTCGCGGGGCTGTATCCGCGCCACCCGGTCTCGCGGCTGCTGATGACGGGCAGCGTGGTGGGCTTTTCGCTGCCGACCTTCTGGGTCGGGCTGATGCTGATCATGGCCTTCAGCGTGAGCCTGGGCTGGCTGCCGGCCAGCGGACGCGGCGAAACGGCCGGCTTCCTGGGCGTGCAGTGGTCGTGGCTGACGGCCGACGGGCTGCGGCATCTGCTGCTGCCGGCGCTCAACCTGTCGCTGTTCAAGCTGTCGCTGGTGCTGCGGCTGACCTCGGCCGGCGTGCGCGAGGTGCTGCCGCAGGATTTCGTCAAGTTCGCGCGCGCCAAGGGGCTGTCGCCGATGCGCGTGGTGCTGGCCCATGTGCTGCGCAATACGCTGATCCCGCTGGTGACGGTGCTGGGGCTGGAGCTGGGCTCGACCATCGCTTTCGCGGTGGTGACCGAGAGCATCTTCGCGTGGCCGGGCGCGGGCAAGCTGATCCTGGACAGCATCAATGCGCTGGACCGCCCGGTGATCGTCTCCTACCTGATCGTGGTGGTGTGCCTGTTCGTGTCGCTCAACCTGATCGTCGACATCCTGTACCGCCTGCTGGACCCGCGCGTGCG
- the dnaQ gene encoding DNA polymerase III subunit epsilon, translated as MRQIVLDTETTGLNAATGDRVIEIGCVELVNRRLTGRNLHFYINPEREIDAGAMAVHGITNEFVADKPKFAEVVAEIRDYVQGAEAIIHNAAFDLGFLDMEFRRLGLPSFREHLDGHIDTLLEARRMFPGKRNSLDALCDRLGVSNAHRTLHGALLDAELLAEVYLAMTRGQNTLVIDMLEVGETAATEAAAVDLSGLALPILLATEAEAAAHATVLKEIDKASGSKTVWSREAQETAPQAA; from the coding sequence ATGCGACAGATCGTTCTCGATACCGAAACCACCGGCCTGAACGCCGCCACCGGCGATCGCGTGATCGAAATCGGCTGCGTGGAACTGGTCAACCGGCGGTTGACCGGCCGCAACCTGCACTTCTACATCAACCCCGAGCGCGAGATCGACGCCGGGGCGATGGCGGTGCACGGCATCACCAACGAATTCGTTGCCGACAAGCCCAAGTTCGCCGAGGTCGTCGCCGAGATCCGCGACTACGTGCAGGGCGCCGAGGCGATCATCCATAACGCCGCGTTCGACCTGGGCTTCCTCGACATGGAATTCCGGCGCCTGGGGCTGCCGTCGTTCCGCGAGCATCTGGACGGCCATATCGATACGCTGCTCGAGGCGCGCCGGATGTTCCCCGGCAAGCGCAACTCGCTGGATGCACTGTGCGACCGCCTCGGTGTGAGCAACGCCCACCGTACGCTGCACGGCGCCTTGCTGGATGCGGAACTGCTGGCCGAGGTCTACCTGGCCATGACGCGCGGCCAGAACACGCTGGTGATCGACATGCTGGAGGTCGGCGAGACGGCCGCCACCGAGGCCGCAGCGGTCGATCTGAGCGGCTTGGCGCTGCCGATCCTGCTGGCCACCGAGGCGGAGGCCGCCGCGCACGCGACCGTGCTCAAGGAGATTGACAAGGCCAGCGGCAGCAAGACGGTCTGGTCCCGGGAAGCCCAGGAAACCGCGCCGCAGGCGGCCTGA